One Gadus morhua chromosome 1, gadMor3.0, whole genome shotgun sequence DNA segment encodes these proteins:
- the LOC115557682 gene encoding tumor necrosis factor receptor superfamily member 25 isoform X1, whose amino-acid sequence MISSVLVWMVMMRLLPIGQSCSEETLTNFNQTNCDICPPGYHASEAMAGGYQCKRCERHTFTAIKNYVSKCERCSTCDGNGMNVLTECVYNRDALCVCQDGWFPNYFMNKLQNCFPCSGLRRDADIRKECIRTPPEPRNLNQGQKSTSATILITSTGHGRSEGRLEPSRPSPSPPTEQANNNTMLMVVIVAVVAAAVAFLICNWLTAVARILYRTRLPVASDDPESNSLGWRLTAQENHRPSNMTLHACEEAPAMLISQGLMAAYPSHQQPLLRPMEAPASALPLTSCPPPLTLPPSLPPGERWPPAALYALIQEVPLRRWKELLRHLGVAEQQMERVEVEAGAACLGSRERQYQMLRLWTQRPASALPEVYAALQRMELAGCAQLLRERLGALGGAGGQSEGPVQETMGLDGGGSVKGPSWRPRDWTGGAV is encoded by the exons aTGATATCCTCAGTGTTG GTTTGGATGGTGATGATGCGACTCCTTCCAATTGGCCAGAGTTGTAGCGAGGAGACTCTGACGAACTTTAACCAAACGAATTGTGACATCTGTCCTCCTG GCTATCACGCGTCGGAAGCCATGGCCGGCGGATACCAATGCAAGAGGTGTGAGCGCCACACCTTCACCGCAATAAAAAACTACGTGTCCAAGTGCGAGAGATGCTCCACGTGTGATGGAA ATGGCATGAACGTGTTAACGGAATGCGTCTACAACAGGGATGCTTTGTGTGTATGCCAAGATGGATGGTTCCCCAATTACTTTATGAACAAATTGCAAAACTGCTTCCCTTGTTCCG GGCTCCGAAGGGATGCTGACATAAG gaaAGAATGTATTCGGACGCCACCTGAACCAAGGAATCTGAACCAGGGTCAGAAGTCAACCTCCGCCACCATCCTCATAACCTCTACGGGGCATGGCCGATCAGAGGGGAGATTAGAGCCATCAAGACCCAGCCCCAGCCCACCAACTGAGCAGG CAAACAACAACACCATGCTGATGGTTGTgatagtggcggtggtggcggcggcggtggccttTCTGATCTGTAACTGGTTAACAGCCGTGGCCCGCATCCTGTACCGCACCCGACTGCCTGTGGCCAGCGATGACCCGGAGTCCAATTCCCTGGGTTGGAGGTTGACCG CTCAAGAGAATCACCGTCCCAGCAACATG ACTCTTCATGCGTGTGAGGAGGCTCCGGCGATGCTGATCTCTCAGGGCCTGATGGCAGCCTACCCCAGCCACCAACAACCCCTGCTGAGGCCCATGGAGGCTCCTG catcagccctccccctgaccTCCTGCCCACCCCCACTTACCCTTCCTCCGAGCTTGCCCCCGGGGGAGCGCTGGCCCCCGGCCGCCCTGTACGCCCTCATCCAGGAGGTGCCGCTGCGGCGCTGGAAGGAGCTGCTCCGTCACCTGGGCGTGGCCGAGCAGCAGATGGagcgggtggaggtggaggccggCGCCGCCTGCCTGGGCTCCAGGGAGAGGCAGTACCAGATGCTGCGGCTCTGGACCCAGCGGCCCGCGTCCGCCCTGCCCGAGGTGTACGCCGCGCTGCAGCGCATGGAGCTGGCCGGCTGCGCCCAGCTGCTCCGGGAGCGcctgggggccctggggggggcgggggggcagagTGAAGGGCCGGTCCAGGAGACCATGGGGCTGGACGGGGGGGGCAGTGTGAAGGGCCCCTCATGGAGACCTAGGGACTGGACGGGGGGGGCAGTGTGA
- the LOC115557682 gene encoding tumor necrosis factor receptor superfamily member 1A isoform X3, with translation MISSVLVWMVMMRLLPIGQSCSEETLTNFNQTNCDICPPGYHASEAMAGGYQCKRCERHTFTAIKNYVSKCERCSTCDGNGMNVLTECVYNRDALCVCQDGWFPNYFMNKLQNCFPCSGLRRDADIRKECIRTPPEPRNLNQGQKSTSATILITSTGHGRSEGRLEPSRPSPSPPTEQAQENHRPSNMTLHACEEAPAMLISQGLMAAYPSHQQPLLRPMEAPASALPLTSCPPPLTLPPSLPPGERWPPAALYALIQEVPLRRWKELLRHLGVAEQQMERVEVEAGAACLGSRERQYQMLRLWTQRPASALPEVYAALQRMELAGCAQLLRERLGALGGAGGQSEGPVQETMGLDGGGSVKGPSWRPRDWTGGAV, from the exons aTGATATCCTCAGTGTTG GTTTGGATGGTGATGATGCGACTCCTTCCAATTGGCCAGAGTTGTAGCGAGGAGACTCTGACGAACTTTAACCAAACGAATTGTGACATCTGTCCTCCTG GCTATCACGCGTCGGAAGCCATGGCCGGCGGATACCAATGCAAGAGGTGTGAGCGCCACACCTTCACCGCAATAAAAAACTACGTGTCCAAGTGCGAGAGATGCTCCACGTGTGATGGAA ATGGCATGAACGTGTTAACGGAATGCGTCTACAACAGGGATGCTTTGTGTGTATGCCAAGATGGATGGTTCCCCAATTACTTTATGAACAAATTGCAAAACTGCTTCCCTTGTTCCG GGCTCCGAAGGGATGCTGACATAAG gaaAGAATGTATTCGGACGCCACCTGAACCAAGGAATCTGAACCAGGGTCAGAAGTCAACCTCCGCCACCATCCTCATAACCTCTACGGGGCATGGCCGATCAGAGGGGAGATTAGAGCCATCAAGACCCAGCCCCAGCCCACCAACTGAGCAGG CTCAAGAGAATCACCGTCCCAGCAACATG ACTCTTCATGCGTGTGAGGAGGCTCCGGCGATGCTGATCTCTCAGGGCCTGATGGCAGCCTACCCCAGCCACCAACAACCCCTGCTGAGGCCCATGGAGGCTCCTG catcagccctccccctgaccTCCTGCCCACCCCCACTTACCCTTCCTCCGAGCTTGCCCCCGGGGGAGCGCTGGCCCCCGGCCGCCCTGTACGCCCTCATCCAGGAGGTGCCGCTGCGGCGCTGGAAGGAGCTGCTCCGTCACCTGGGCGTGGCCGAGCAGCAGATGGagcgggtggaggtggaggccggCGCCGCCTGCCTGGGCTCCAGGGAGAGGCAGTACCAGATGCTGCGGCTCTGGACCCAGCGGCCCGCGTCCGCCCTGCCCGAGGTGTACGCCGCGCTGCAGCGCATGGAGCTGGCCGGCTGCGCCCAGCTGCTCCGGGAGCGcctgggggccctggggggggcgggggggcagagTGAAGGGCCGGTCCAGGAGACCATGGGGCTGGACGGGGGGGGCAGTGTGAAGGGCCCCTCATGGAGACCTAGGGACTGGACGGGGGGGGCAGTGTGA
- the ttc34 gene encoding uncharacterized protein ttc34: MAAVVPPRNGVSALCRDGDQLLGSGRVAEATIRYTSAFKTHASSTVAHMRTLEKPGLAAVVSTLEGWLDGRGDPPPDGSGSPAGKGLAAVFLSTLSPNNLSATIFKMESLLQSGGHGCDEIYARCTALLAGRRSPRPEGSARALLGLTRALASLCSDPQDARWLRLYLQAHGEDPSEAVALVRRRQAHHLPRIVEAFGGVLSRRYASSVGPDGDGSTPGAVEDHDGDLDAADLSKFLHFLLAVTPGDRGVLEQQASHLLFTGLYTESAEAYSALLDGAPAEPKDAGSNPEGSEPGPDAETQARLFTGRAAARFSAGGRAAEACGDLGAAFELHPASARRHFRKSFAGGGGAGLAARQHLRQQADRGLLAYRERVLLRADLRSDEGADLLDPAVTHLRTLCRLEPGGGERELRVRLAECLLLRGEHREALSICSQLAAPAPGAPHSYHNTVRVLRGYARVLADDHQGAAEDFQAVIEHGAPHPCSCVRALCGRGLLRMGAGRRYLAALDYVTASRLQPQEAGLTLRCLVPWNSRGLLLALLLEQGRVMLEGRGGGGGPRGGGGSVPRGESLQPGKLLKEGEPPPLIRAPTKRDEHREGTPGGVHCLAVLLMELQPGADGPQILAADALYQLGRAEEAHRLLLALGTAAGPRGPVLARLALLQLNRGFMYDANQLLKKLIQCGDTSCLRPLLALARPKDKELLQAHCHTASQRVLVGTTTSTATNTSTSTSTNPNPDTNTNPNTVKEEGVLREAVAYLSIAIMASGGAAADSLLERARCYALLGQRKTAIYDFSAILKERPDHVHALCGRGFTYLTLDQQKECTEDILSALRLNIDTVTKDILSLKDKARTLVCDWLEQYCRTNQLQSLVAKAVPCQEDQLREAFLISGALLRVDCRNPRWHLLYVDALLAKGEVKAAGAHLSQVFGQEPREAVAQARLGVVEAWQQDYQGAAQRLSTLAEKDPSILGFLLSLLPLSHRRRVTQAAAQEAGRLSSAGSWSSTLPLLTVAVQAAAAASPRRLQYLRQRAACLARLGLHERAVADLDGVIRSHADGSGAPKAAAAVAEEGEGEGEEERGARAEDLCRRGRSLLLSRREGPALDDFSRALALHRARAVRCAEAGVGRGPLGECFLRGALRRYGEQRLGEAWRLVEDGLVLDGDNAGLRRLRARVKREAGGPCNVS, from the exons ATGGCCGCGGTGGTTCCTCCTAGAAACGGGGTGTCTGCGCTGTGCAGGGACGGGGACCAGCTCCTCGGGTCGGGCCGTGTGGCCGAGGCCACCATCCGCTACACCTCCGCCTTCAAGACCCACGCCTCCTCCACCGTGGCCCACATGCGGACCCTGGAGAAACCGGGCTTGGCGGCGGTGGTCTCCACCCTGGAGGGCTGGCTGGACGGCCGGGGAGACCCCCCTCCCGACGGGAGCGGGTCCCCGGCCGGTAAGGGTCTGGCGGCCGTGTTCCTGTCCACGCTCAGCCCCAACAACCTGTCCGCCACCATCTTCAAGATGGAGTCCCTCCTCCAGAGCGGGGGTCACGGCTGCGACGAGATCTACGCCCGCTGCACCGCCCTGCTCGCGGGCCGGCGGAGCCCCCGTCCGGAGGGCAGTGCCCGGGCGCTGCTGGGGCTGACCCGCGCCCTGGCCTCCCTCTGCTCTGACCCGCAGGACGCCCGCTGGCTCCGCCTCTACCTCCAGGCCCACGGGGAGGACCCGTCAGAGGCGGTGGCGCTGGTCAGGCGGCGCCAGGCCCACCACCTCCCCAGGATCGTGGAGGCCTTCGGCGGCGTTCTCTCACGGCGGTACGCGTCCTCCGTCGGGCCTGACGGAGACGGGTCTACGCCGGGGGCCGTCGAGGACCACGACGGTGACCTGGACGCAGCCGACCTGTCCAAGTTCCTCCACTTCCTGCTGGCGGTTACCCCCGGCGACAGAGGGGTGCTGGAGCAGCAGGCCTCCCATCTGTTGTTCACGGGTCTGTACACCGAGAGCGCCGAGGCGTACTCCGCCCTCTTGGACGGCGCGCCCGCGGAGCCAAAGGATGCGGGTTCGAACCCCGAGGGGAGCGAGCCGGGACCCGACGCCGAGACGCAGGCCAGGCTCTTCACGGGTCGGGCGGCGGCCCGCTTCTcggcggggggccgggcggCGGAGGCGTGCGGCGACCTGGGCGCGGCCTTCGAGCTCCACCCGGCCTCCGCCCGCCGACACTTCCGCAAGTCCTTCGCCGGGGGGGGCGGCGCCGGCCTGGCCGCCCGCCAGCACCTCCGCCAGCAGGCGGACCGGGGGCTGCTGGCCTACCGGGAGAGGGTCCTGCTCCGGGCGGACCTGCGCTCTGACGAGGGGGCTGACCTGCTGGACCCCGCCGTCACCCACCTCCGGACCCTGTGCCGGCTGGAGCCCGGCGGCGGCGAGCGGGAGCTGCGCGTGCGCCTGGCCGAGTGCCTCCTGCTCCGGGGGGAGCACCGGGAGGCGCTGTCCATCTGCAGCCAGCTGGCGGCCCCGGCCCCCGGCGCCCCCCACAGCTACCACAACACGGTGCGCGTGCTGCGCGGCTACGCCAGGGTGCTGGCGGacgaccaccagggggcggcgGAGGACTTCCAGGCGGTGATCGAGCACGGCGCCCCGCACCCGTGCAGCTGCGTGCGGGCGCTGTGCGGCCGGGGGCTGCTGCGCATGGGGGCGGGCCGGCGATACCTGGCGGCGCTGGACTACGTGACGGCCAGCCGGCTGCAGCCCCAGGAGGCGGGGCTGACGCTGCGCTGCCTGGTGCCCTGGAACAGCCgggggctgctgctggcgcTGCTGCTGGAGCAGGGGAGGGTGATGCTggagggccgggggggcggcggggggccccgggggggcgggggcagcgTGCCCCGGGGGGAGAGCCTGCAGCCCGGCAAGCTCCTGAAGGAGGGGGAGCCCCCACCACTCATACGGGCCCCCACCAAGAGAGACGAGCACAGAGAAGG caccccggGCGGCGTCCACTGTCTGGCTGTGCTGCTGATGGAGCTGCAGCCCGGGGCGGACGGGCCCCAGATCCTGGCGGCGGACGCCCTGTACCAGCTGGGCCGCGCGGAGGAGGCCCACCggctgctgctggccctggggACGGCGGCGGGCCCCAGGGGCCCGGTCCTGGCCCGCCTGGCCCTGCTGCAGCTGAACAGGGGCTTCATGTACGACGCCAACCAG CTGCTGAAGAAGCTGATCCAGTGTGGGGACACCAGCTGCCTGCGGCCCCTGCTGGCGCTGGCACGCCCCAAAGACAAGGAGCTGCTGCAGGCCCACTGCCACACCGCCTCCCAGCGCGTCTTGGTGGGGACCActacctccaccgccaccaatacatccacctccacctccaccaaccctaaccccgacACCAACACCAACCCCAACAccgtgaaggaggagggggttcTCCGTGAGGCCGTCGCCTATCTCTCCATCGCCATCATGGCCTCCG GGGGGGCGGCGGCCGACTCTCTGCTGGAGAGAGCCCGCTGTTACGCTCTGCTGGGCCAGCGAAAGACGGCCATCTACGACTTCAGCGCCATCCTCAAGGAGCGCCCGGACCACGTGCACGCCCtctgtgggcggggcttcacCTACCTGACCCTGGACCAGCAAAag GAGTGCACTGAAGACATCTTGTCAGCCCTCCGGCTCAACATCGACACCGTCACCAAAGACATCCTGTCGCTGAAGGACAAGGCCCGGACACtggtctgtgattggttggagcAGTACTGCCGGACCAATCAGCTGCAGAGCTTGGTCGCCAAGGCGGTGCCCTGCCAGGAGGATCAGCTGAGGGAGGCCTTCTTGATCAGCGGAGCTCTGCTGAGGGTGGACTGCAGGAACCCCAGGTGGCACCTCCTCTACGTTGATGCACTCCTAGCCAAAG GTGAGGTGAAGGCGGCGGGAGCTCACCTGAGCCAGGTGTTTGGCCAGGAGCCGCGGGAGGCCGTGGCCCAGGCCCGGCTGGGCGTGGTGGAGGCGTGGCAGCAGGACTACCAGGGCGCGGCCCAGAGGCTCAGCACACTGGCCGAGAAAGACCCCTCCATCCTGGGCTTCCtgctcagcctgctccccctcagccacaggagacGCGTGACGCAG GCTGCTGCTCAGGAGGCCGGCCGTCTGTCCTCCGCTGGCAGCTGGTCCAGCACCCTCCCCCTGCTGACCGTGGCGGTCCaggccgctgccgccgccagCCCCCGGAGACTCCAGTACCTGCGGCAGCGGGCCGCCTGCCTGGCCCGGCTGGGCCTCCATGAGCGCGCCGTGGCCGACCTGGACGGCGTGATCCGTAGCCACGCCGACGGCTCCGGAGCCCcgaaggcggcggcggcggtggcggaggagggggagggggagggggaggaggagaggggcgccCGGGCGGAGGACCTCTGCAGGCGGGGCCGCAGCCTCCTGCTGAGCCGCAGAGAGGGCCCCGCGCTGGACGACTTCTCCCGGGCGCTGGCGCTCCACCGGGCCCGGGCGGTGCGGTGCGCCGAGGCCGGCGTGGGCCGGGGCCCGCTGGGGGAGTGCTTCCTGCGGGGGGCGCTGCGGCGCTACGGGGAGCAGCGGCTCGGCGAGGCctggaggctggtggaggacgGGCTGGTCCTGGACGGGGACAACGCGGGGCTGCGGCGCCTCAGGGCCAGGGTGAAGCGGGAGGCGGGCGGCCCCTGTAACGTCAGCTAg
- the LOC115557682 gene encoding tumor necrosis factor receptor superfamily member 25 isoform X2 codes for MVMMRLLPIGQSCSEETLTNFNQTNCDICPPGYHASEAMAGGYQCKRCERHTFTAIKNYVSKCERCSTCDGNGMNVLTECVYNRDALCVCQDGWFPNYFMNKLQNCFPCSGLRRDADIRKECIRTPPEPRNLNQGQKSTSATILITSTGHGRSEGRLEPSRPSPSPPTEQANNNTMLMVVIVAVVAAAVAFLICNWLTAVARILYRTRLPVASDDPESNSLGWRLTAQENHRPSNMTLHACEEAPAMLISQGLMAAYPSHQQPLLRPMEAPASALPLTSCPPPLTLPPSLPPGERWPPAALYALIQEVPLRRWKELLRHLGVAEQQMERVEVEAGAACLGSRERQYQMLRLWTQRPASALPEVYAALQRMELAGCAQLLRERLGALGGAGGQSEGPVQETMGLDGGGSVKGPSWRPRDWTGGAV; via the exons ATGGTGATGATGCGACTCCTTCCAATTGGCCAGAGTTGTAGCGAGGAGACTCTGACGAACTTTAACCAAACGAATTGTGACATCTGTCCTCCTG GCTATCACGCGTCGGAAGCCATGGCCGGCGGATACCAATGCAAGAGGTGTGAGCGCCACACCTTCACCGCAATAAAAAACTACGTGTCCAAGTGCGAGAGATGCTCCACGTGTGATGGAA ATGGCATGAACGTGTTAACGGAATGCGTCTACAACAGGGATGCTTTGTGTGTATGCCAAGATGGATGGTTCCCCAATTACTTTATGAACAAATTGCAAAACTGCTTCCCTTGTTCCG GGCTCCGAAGGGATGCTGACATAAG gaaAGAATGTATTCGGACGCCACCTGAACCAAGGAATCTGAACCAGGGTCAGAAGTCAACCTCCGCCACCATCCTCATAACCTCTACGGGGCATGGCCGATCAGAGGGGAGATTAGAGCCATCAAGACCCAGCCCCAGCCCACCAACTGAGCAGG CAAACAACAACACCATGCTGATGGTTGTgatagtggcggtggtggcggcggcggtggccttTCTGATCTGTAACTGGTTAACAGCCGTGGCCCGCATCCTGTACCGCACCCGACTGCCTGTGGCCAGCGATGACCCGGAGTCCAATTCCCTGGGTTGGAGGTTGACCG CTCAAGAGAATCACCGTCCCAGCAACATG ACTCTTCATGCGTGTGAGGAGGCTCCGGCGATGCTGATCTCTCAGGGCCTGATGGCAGCCTACCCCAGCCACCAACAACCCCTGCTGAGGCCCATGGAGGCTCCTG catcagccctccccctgaccTCCTGCCCACCCCCACTTACCCTTCCTCCGAGCTTGCCCCCGGGGGAGCGCTGGCCCCCGGCCGCCCTGTACGCCCTCATCCAGGAGGTGCCGCTGCGGCGCTGGAAGGAGCTGCTCCGTCACCTGGGCGTGGCCGAGCAGCAGATGGagcgggtggaggtggaggccggCGCCGCCTGCCTGGGCTCCAGGGAGAGGCAGTACCAGATGCTGCGGCTCTGGACCCAGCGGCCCGCGTCCGCCCTGCCCGAGGTGTACGCCGCGCTGCAGCGCATGGAGCTGGCCGGCTGCGCCCAGCTGCTCCGGGAGCGcctgggggccctggggggggcgggggggcagagTGAAGGGCCGGTCCAGGAGACCATGGGGCTGGACGGGGGGGGCAGTGTGAAGGGCCCCTCATGGAGACCTAGGGACTGGACGGGGGGGGCAGTGTGA
- the LOC115541045 gene encoding 5-aminolevulinate synthase, erythroid-specific, mitochondrial isoform X2, whose translation MAAFLHHCPFLKSAPKPALRRTGAALLSLADRCPIIARQITVKTDMYAAPSQAAPRHWALDQRRWYAQSAGQVAASLAKSCPFVASEIRVVRASSEVQEDVQQDYKPVSGSYNYDRFFEDKIAEKKNDHTYRVFKTVNRDCEVFPFAEDYSLPGREGARVSVWCSNDYLGMSRHPQVLNGISEALEKHGAGAGGTRNISGTSNIHVTLERELAELHRKEGALVFSSCFVANDSTLFTLAKMLPGCEIYSDAGNHASMIQGIRNSGAKRFIFRHNDSQHLEELLALSDPKTPKIVAFETVHSMDGAICPLEELCDVAHRHGALTFVDEVHAVGLYGAHGAGVGERDNVMHKLDIVSGTLGKAFGCVGGYIASSAALVDTVRSYAAGFIFTTSLPPMVLAGALESVRVLRSPEGQALRRTHQRHVKHMRQLLLDNGLPVINCPSHIIPIKVGDAELNTMMCDALLERHSIYVQAINYPTVPRGEELLRLAPSPHHDAAMMEYFVEKLVEVWQEAGLPLANQTNISCNFCGSALHFDLMSEWEKSYFGNMEPQYITMSA comes from the exons ATGGCTGCCTTTCTACACCATTGCCCCTTCCTGAAGTCGGCCCCAAAACCCGCTCTGCGGCGGACCGGCGCGGCTCTGCTCTCCCTGGCCGACCGGTGCCCCATCATCGCTCGCCAGATCACCGTTAAAACCGACATGTACGCCGCGCCCAGCCAGGCAGCGCCAAGGCACTGGGCTCTGGACCAGAGGCGGTGGTACGCCCAGTCCGCCGGCCAGGTCGCTGCGTCCCTGGCGAAGAGCTGTCCCTTCGTGGCCTCCGAAATACGAGTGGTGCGGGCAAGCTCCGAGGTACAGGAGGACGTACAGCAGGACTACAAACCAG TCAGCGGCAGCTACAACTACGACCGCTTCTTCGAGGACAAGATCGCAGAGAAGAAGAACGACCACACGTACCGCGTCTTCAAGACCGTCAACCGCGACTGCGAGGTGTTCCCGTTCGCCGAGGACTACTCGCTGCCGGGGAGGGAGGGCGCCCGGGTGTCCGTGTGGTGCAGCAACGACTACCTGGGGATGAGTCGACACCCACAGGTGCTGAACGGAATCAG CGAGGCCCTGGAGAAGCATGGAGCAGGCGCCGGGGGAACCAGGAACATCTCGGGCACCAGCAACATCCACGTGaccctggagagagagctggCCGAGCTGCACAGGAAGGAAGGCGCGCTGGTGTTCTCCTCCTGCTTCGTGGCCAACGACTCCACCCTCTTCACCCTGGCCAAGATGCTGCCCG GCTGCGAGATCTACTCCGACGCGGGGAACCACGCTTCGATGATCCAGGGCATCAGGAACAGCGGCGCCAAGCGCTTCATCTTCCGCCACAACGACAGCCAGcacctggaggagctgctggcgcTCTCTGACCCCAAGACCCCCAAGATAGTGGCCTTCGAGACCGTGCACTCCATGGACG GTGCGATCTGCCCCCTAGAGGAGCTGTGTGACGTGGCCCACCGCCACGGGGCCCTCACCTTTGTGGACGAGGTGCACGCCGTGGGGCTGTACGGGGCCCACGGCGCCGGCGTGGGCGAGAGGGACAACGTGATGCACAAGCTAGACATCGTCTCGGGGACCCTGG GCAAGGCCTTCGGCTGCGTGGGCGGCTACATCGCCAGTAGCGCCGCCCTGGTGGACACCGTGCGCTCCTACGCCGCGGGCTTCATCTTCACCACCTCGCTGCCCCCCATGGTGCTGGCCGGGGCGCTGGAGTCGGTCCGTGTTCTGCGCAGCCCCGAGGGCCAGGCCCTGCGCCGCACGCACCAGAGGCACGTCAAGCACATGAGGCAGCTGCTCCTGGACAACGGCCTGCCCGTCATCAACTGCCCCAGCCACATCATCCCCATCAAG GTGGGCGACGCCGAGCTCAACACCATGATGTGTGACGCCCTGCTGGAGAGACACAGCATCTACGTCCAGGCCATCAACTACCCCACGGTCCCCCGTGGAGAGGAGCTGCTCCGCctggccccctccccccatcacgACGCCGCCATGATGGAGTACTTTGTGG AGAAGCTGGTGGAAGTCTGGCAGGAGGCGGGACTTCCTCTTGCCAACCAGACCAACATTTCCTGCAATTTCTGCGGCTCCGCGCTGCACTTTGACCTGATGAGCGAATGGGAGAAATCCTACTTTGGCAACATGGAGCCCCAATACATTACAATGTCTGCCTAG
- the LOC115541045 gene encoding 5-aminolevulinate synthase, erythroid-specific, mitochondrial isoform X1, which translates to MAAFLHHCPFLKSAPKPALRRTGAALLSLADRCPIIARQITVKTDMYAAPSQAAPRHWALDQRRWYAQSAGQVAASLAKSCPFVASEIRVVRASSEVQEDVQQDYKPGVMASLLNGLTGLVLQPSQGPAAPTVSQLLQDNIISGSYNYDRFFEDKIAEKKNDHTYRVFKTVNRDCEVFPFAEDYSLPGREGARVSVWCSNDYLGMSRHPQVLNGISEALEKHGAGAGGTRNISGTSNIHVTLERELAELHRKEGALVFSSCFVANDSTLFTLAKMLPGCEIYSDAGNHASMIQGIRNSGAKRFIFRHNDSQHLEELLALSDPKTPKIVAFETVHSMDGAICPLEELCDVAHRHGALTFVDEVHAVGLYGAHGAGVGERDNVMHKLDIVSGTLGKAFGCVGGYIASSAALVDTVRSYAAGFIFTTSLPPMVLAGALESVRVLRSPEGQALRRTHQRHVKHMRQLLLDNGLPVINCPSHIIPIKVGDAELNTMMCDALLERHSIYVQAINYPTVPRGEELLRLAPSPHHDAAMMEYFVEKLVEVWQEAGLPLANQTNISCNFCGSALHFDLMSEWEKSYFGNMEPQYITMSA; encoded by the exons ATGGCTGCCTTTCTACACCATTGCCCCTTCCTGAAGTCGGCCCCAAAACCCGCTCTGCGGCGGACCGGCGCGGCTCTGCTCTCCCTGGCCGACCGGTGCCCCATCATCGCTCGCCAGATCACCGTTAAAACCGACATGTACGCCGCGCCCAGCCAGGCAGCGCCAAGGCACTGGGCTCTGGACCAGAGGCGGTGGTACGCCCAGTCCGCCGGCCAGGTCGCTGCGTCCCTGGCGAAGAGCTGTCCCTTCGTGGCCTCCGAAATACGAGTGGTGCGGGCAAGCTCCGAGGTACAGGAGGACGTACAGCAGGACTACAAACCAG GTGTGATGGCCTCTCTGCTGAACGGTCTCACGGGTTTGGTTCTCCAGCCGTCTCAGGGCCCTGCCGCCCCCACCGTCTCCCAGCTGCTCCAGGACAACATCA TCAGCGGCAGCTACAACTACGACCGCTTCTTCGAGGACAAGATCGCAGAGAAGAAGAACGACCACACGTACCGCGTCTTCAAGACCGTCAACCGCGACTGCGAGGTGTTCCCGTTCGCCGAGGACTACTCGCTGCCGGGGAGGGAGGGCGCCCGGGTGTCCGTGTGGTGCAGCAACGACTACCTGGGGATGAGTCGACACCCACAGGTGCTGAACGGAATCAG CGAGGCCCTGGAGAAGCATGGAGCAGGCGCCGGGGGAACCAGGAACATCTCGGGCACCAGCAACATCCACGTGaccctggagagagagctggCCGAGCTGCACAGGAAGGAAGGCGCGCTGGTGTTCTCCTCCTGCTTCGTGGCCAACGACTCCACCCTCTTCACCCTGGCCAAGATGCTGCCCG GCTGCGAGATCTACTCCGACGCGGGGAACCACGCTTCGATGATCCAGGGCATCAGGAACAGCGGCGCCAAGCGCTTCATCTTCCGCCACAACGACAGCCAGcacctggaggagctgctggcgcTCTCTGACCCCAAGACCCCCAAGATAGTGGCCTTCGAGACCGTGCACTCCATGGACG GTGCGATCTGCCCCCTAGAGGAGCTGTGTGACGTGGCCCACCGCCACGGGGCCCTCACCTTTGTGGACGAGGTGCACGCCGTGGGGCTGTACGGGGCCCACGGCGCCGGCGTGGGCGAGAGGGACAACGTGATGCACAAGCTAGACATCGTCTCGGGGACCCTGG GCAAGGCCTTCGGCTGCGTGGGCGGCTACATCGCCAGTAGCGCCGCCCTGGTGGACACCGTGCGCTCCTACGCCGCGGGCTTCATCTTCACCACCTCGCTGCCCCCCATGGTGCTGGCCGGGGCGCTGGAGTCGGTCCGTGTTCTGCGCAGCCCCGAGGGCCAGGCCCTGCGCCGCACGCACCAGAGGCACGTCAAGCACATGAGGCAGCTGCTCCTGGACAACGGCCTGCCCGTCATCAACTGCCCCAGCCACATCATCCCCATCAAG GTGGGCGACGCCGAGCTCAACACCATGATGTGTGACGCCCTGCTGGAGAGACACAGCATCTACGTCCAGGCCATCAACTACCCCACGGTCCCCCGTGGAGAGGAGCTGCTCCGCctggccccctccccccatcacgACGCCGCCATGATGGAGTACTTTGTGG AGAAGCTGGTGGAAGTCTGGCAGGAGGCGGGACTTCCTCTTGCCAACCAGACCAACATTTCCTGCAATTTCTGCGGCTCCGCGCTGCACTTTGACCTGATGAGCGAATGGGAGAAATCCTACTTTGGCAACATGGAGCCCCAATACATTACAATGTCTGCCTAG